In Deinococcus psychrotolerans, a genomic segment contains:
- a CDS encoding fasciclin domain-containing protein: MKNTTVILFAALALGSASAQGTDTIASIVTKDAQFSTLLAALKAAGLDKTLAGKGPFTVFAPTNAAFAKIPKATLDALLKNKKELTKVLTYHVVAGDVMAADVVKMKSAKTLEGSSVKINVMGKNVMLDKANVTKTDIKASNGVIHVIDTVLMPKM; the protein is encoded by the coding sequence ATGAAAAATACAACTGTAATTCTTTTTGCGGCCCTCGCTCTCGGCAGCGCTTCAGCTCAGGGTACAGACACCATCGCCAGCATCGTCACCAAAGACGCGCAGTTCAGCACTCTGCTCGCGGCCCTCAAAGCAGCTGGCCTCGACAAGACGCTGGCCGGTAAGGGGCCGTTCACGGTGTTCGCACCGACCAACGCAGCGTTCGCCAAGATTCCCAAAGCCACTCTGGACGCCCTGCTCAAAAACAAAAAGGAACTCACCAAAGTGCTGACCTACCACGTGGTCGCCGGCGACGTGATGGCCGCTGACGTCGTCAAAATGAAGTCCGCCAAGACCTTGGAAGGTTCCAGCGTCAAAATCAATGTGATGGGTAAAAACGTGATGTTAGACAAAGCCAACGTCACCAAGACCGACATCAAAGCGTCGAACGGCGTCATTCACGTCATTGACACGGTACTGATGCCGAAAATGTAA
- a CDS encoding beta-propeller fold lactonase family protein: MKLVRRLAVVLSLAALSPSHALNLYAHTAAGMLSPAVKGIPARVYVPNGLDSTVSVIDPKTFKVLSTFRVDTEPQHVVAAHDLQTLYVVSDKGRQSLTPIDPRSSQPGKPVPTPDPYNLYFTPDGKYALVVAENQARLDFLAVKTMTPAFSIAVPCQGVNHMDFSPDGQHLLAACEFSGDLIKLDLTSRSVTGKLHVGGMPQDVRIAPDGKVYYVADMMSNGLHVIDGSGPVPKKIGFIPTGKGAHGLYPSRDATRLFISNRDEGSVSVLNFAKRKLIAKWKIPGGGSPDMGSVSADGKQLWLSGRRSNVVYVFDTRSGKLLKKIKVGNGPHGLTFFPQPGRYSLGHTGNYR, from the coding sequence ATGAAGCTTGTGCGGCGCTTGGCGGTGGTGCTCAGCTTAGCGGCGTTGAGTCCGTCACACGCCCTCAATCTCTACGCCCACACCGCTGCGGGAATGCTCAGCCCAGCCGTAAAGGGCATTCCCGCCCGCGTCTACGTGCCCAATGGTCTGGACAGCACCGTCAGCGTCATTGATCCCAAAACGTTCAAAGTCCTGTCCACCTTCCGGGTCGACACTGAGCCTCAGCATGTGGTGGCCGCGCACGACCTCCAGACGCTGTACGTCGTCAGCGACAAAGGGCGGCAATCGCTGACCCCGATTGACCCGCGCAGCAGCCAACCCGGTAAGCCGGTTCCCACGCCCGATCCTTACAACCTCTATTTTACGCCGGACGGTAAATACGCTTTGGTGGTGGCTGAAAATCAGGCCCGCTTGGACTTTCTGGCCGTCAAAACCATGACGCCCGCTTTCTCCATCGCCGTGCCGTGTCAGGGCGTCAACCACATGGATTTCAGCCCGGATGGTCAGCACCTTCTGGCCGCCTGCGAGTTCAGCGGCGACCTCATCAAACTTGACCTGACTTCCCGCAGCGTTACCGGGAAGCTGCACGTCGGCGGAATGCCGCAGGACGTGCGAATCGCGCCGGACGGTAAGGTCTACTACGTGGCGGACATGATGAGCAATGGGCTGCACGTCATTGACGGCTCAGGCCCGGTTCCGAAAAAGATCGGTTTCATTCCCACCGGCAAAGGCGCACACGGGTTGTATCCCAGCCGTGACGCGACCCGCCTGTTCATCTCCAACCGCGACGAGGGCAGTGTCAGCGTGCTGAATTTTGCCAAGCGCAAGCTGATCGCCAAGTGGAAGATTCCCGGTGGCGGCAGTCCCGATATGGGCAGCGTCTCGGCAGACGGCAAGCAACTGTGGCTGTCGGGTCGGCGCAGCAACGTGGTTTACGTTTTTGATACCCGAAGTGGCAAGCTGCTCAAGAAAATCAAAGTCGGCAACGGGCCGCACGGCTTGACCTTCTTTCCGCAGCCGGGCCGCTATTCGCTGGGTCACACTGGAAATTACCGCTAA
- the thrS gene encoding threonine--tRNA ligase has protein sequence MHVFLPDGKQLDLPEHATALDAARAIGPRLAQDALAATANGVLTDLVTPLPEGAEISLITKKNPGQAQSVFRHSLAHTMSQAVGEYYGRKGFPKEAVKRGVGPSIENGFYQDFDLPEPLREEDLPDIEAIMREIIGRNLDITRADVGKAAALEQFSYDPYKVELISELPEGEPITFYTQGEYVDLCRGPHFPSTGKLPTAFKLTSTSGAYWRGNEKNPILQRIYGVAFASQKELDEYLERLEEAKKRDHRKLGREMELFTIDPLVGKGLPLWLPNGTVLREELTRFLREQQFQRGYQGVITPNIGNLELYKVSGHYQNYSDSNFSPITVDDEQYMLKPMNCPHHVRIYAAKPRSYRDLPVRLAEFGTVYRYEQSGELNGLTRVRGFTQDDAHIFCRPDQLKTEFLNVLDLTVLVLKTFGMNDVRFRVGTRDEGGDKYVGSDENWTAAEAQIIEAVSEVGLPYSIEPGDAAFYGPKLDFVVRDVIGREWQLGTIQVDYNLPERFDISYTGEDGQEHRPVMIHRAPFGSLERFVGILIEHYGGDFPLWLAPRQIAIIPIADRHNPYAEELRAELHAAGLRAEVDDSSNRMNAKVRQAELSKIPVMLIVGDKEQEERAVSVRERTPEGHKERKGVGFDDLKAELLERYQTRA, from the coding sequence ATGCACGTTTTTTTACCTGACGGAAAACAACTCGACCTGCCCGAACACGCCACTGCGCTTGACGCCGCCAGAGCCATCGGCCCGCGCCTGGCCCAAGACGCCCTCGCCGCGACTGCCAACGGCGTGCTGACGGATCTGGTCACGCCGCTGCCCGAAGGGGCCGAGATCAGCCTGATTACCAAGAAAAACCCCGGACAGGCCCAGAGCGTCTTCCGGCACTCGCTGGCCCACACCATGAGTCAGGCGGTGGGCGAATACTACGGGCGCAAGGGGTTTCCCAAAGAAGCCGTCAAGCGCGGGGTGGGGCCGAGCATCGAGAATGGTTTTTATCAAGATTTTGATTTGCCCGAGCCGCTGCGCGAAGAAGACTTGCCGGACATTGAAGCCATCATGCGCGAAATCATCGGGCGCAATTTGGACATCACCCGAGCCGACGTGGGCAAGGCGGCGGCGCTGGAGCAGTTCAGCTACGATCCTTACAAAGTCGAGCTGATCTCGGAGCTGCCCGAGGGCGAGCCGATCACCTTCTACACGCAGGGCGAGTATGTAGACTTGTGCCGGGGGCCGCACTTCCCGAGTACCGGCAAGCTGCCCACCGCCTTCAAGCTGACCAGCACCTCGGGCGCGTACTGGCGCGGCAATGAAAAGAATCCGATCTTGCAGCGCATTTACGGCGTGGCTTTTGCTTCCCAAAAAGAGCTGGACGAATACCTGGAACGCCTAGAAGAAGCCAAGAAGCGCGACCACCGCAAGTTGGGCCGCGAAATGGAGCTGTTCACCATCGATCCGCTGGTGGGCAAGGGCCTCCCACTATGGCTGCCCAACGGCACGGTGCTGCGTGAGGAACTGACCCGTTTCCTGCGCGAACAGCAATTTCAGCGTGGCTATCAGGGCGTGATTACCCCCAACATCGGCAATTTGGAACTGTACAAGGTGTCGGGCCATTATCAGAACTACAGCGACAGCAACTTCTCGCCGATCACGGTAGACGACGAGCAGTACATGCTCAAGCCGATGAACTGCCCGCACCACGTCCGCATTTACGCCGCCAAGCCGCGCAGCTACCGTGATCTGCCGGTGCGGCTGGCCGAGTTCGGCACGGTCTACCGCTACGAGCAGTCTGGCGAACTCAACGGCCTGACGCGGGTGCGCGGCTTTACCCAAGACGACGCCCACATCTTTTGCCGCCCCGACCAGCTCAAGACCGAGTTTTTGAACGTGCTGGATTTGACGGTGCTGGTGCTGAAAACCTTTGGCATGAACGACGTGCGCTTCCGCGTGGGCACCCGCGACGAAGGGGGCGATAAGTACGTGGGCAGCGACGAAAACTGGACGGCTGCCGAGGCTCAGATTATCGAGGCGGTGAGCGAAGTGGGCCTGCCGTACAGCATCGAGCCGGGTGACGCCGCCTTCTACGGCCCCAAGCTGGACTTCGTGGTGCGCGACGTGATCGGGCGCGAGTGGCAGCTCGGCACCATTCAGGTGGACTACAACCTGCCGGAGCGCTTCGACATCAGCTATACCGGCGAGGACGGTCAGGAACACCGCCCCGTGATGATTCACCGCGCACCGTTTGGCAGCTTGGAGCGCTTCGTGGGCATTTTGATCGAGCATTACGGCGGCGACTTTCCGCTGTGGCTGGCCCCGCGCCAGATTGCCATCATCCCTATTGCGGATCGCCACAATCCTTATGCCGAAGAACTCCGCGCCGAGCTGCACGCGGCAGGCCTCCGGGCTGAGGTGGACGATTCCAGCAACCGGATGAACGCCAAAGTGCGTCAGGCTGAACTGTCCAAGATTCCAGTGATGCTGATCGTGGGCGACAAGGAGCAAGAGGAGCGGGCCGTCAGCGTGCGTGAGCGCACCCCGGAAGGCCACAAGGAGCGCAAGGGCGTGGGCTTCGACGACTTGAAGGCTGAGTTGCTGGAAAGGTATCAGACGCGGGCGTAA
- a CDS encoding ArsB/NhaD family transporter, whose product MTLFAALAVFAATLFLVIVRPFKLNIALGAGLGASAALLLGLVQWADVWVVWQATWNATFTLIALIVLSLLLSEAGLFRFVALHLARWAGGNMARLFVLLILFGAVLAALLANDGAVLILTPVALELCELLELKRPAGLALLFATGFIVDAASLPLITSNLTNLISADQFKLGFAAYVAVMGPVNLAAVAAGLAALWWRFHKSLPAGYAVQGLPAPNSALQDTAVCGVGAGLLAALLISFFLAPRWGIPESLPALLAAAALLLTAWARGRPAVAVLKNAPWSVVVFSLGMYLVVYGLRNAGVTDAAGSVFAALWQRGSWALTYGLGGLMTLASAVSNNLPALLIGALGIEQAKLPPHAETLAVYANIVAANLGSKLTPLGSLATLLWLRLLAARKWQVSWGEYLRLAWAVTLPTLLLTLCALVLLHH is encoded by the coding sequence GTGACTTTGTTCGCTGCTCTGGCCGTGTTCGCCGCGACGCTGTTTTTGGTGATCGTCCGTCCCTTTAAGCTCAATATCGCGCTGGGCGCTGGGCTGGGCGCATCGGCGGCGCTGCTGCTGGGCTTGGTGCAGTGGGCAGACGTGTGGGTGGTCTGGCAAGCCACTTGGAATGCCACCTTCACCCTCATCGCGCTGATTGTCCTCAGTCTGCTGCTCAGCGAAGCGGGGCTGTTCCGCTTTGTAGCGCTGCACTTGGCGCGGTGGGCCGGTGGAAACATGGCGCGGCTGTTCGTGCTGCTGATCTTGTTTGGGGCGGTGCTGGCCGCTCTCCTCGCCAATGACGGCGCGGTGCTGATCCTGACGCCGGTTGCTCTGGAGTTATGTGAACTGCTCGAACTCAAGCGCCCGGCTGGGCTGGCTCTGCTGTTTGCCACCGGCTTTATCGTGGACGCCGCCAGCTTGCCCCTGATCACCTCTAACCTCACCAACCTCATCAGCGCCGATCAGTTCAAGCTGGGTTTTGCGGCTTACGTCGCTGTGATGGGGCCGGTCAATTTGGCGGCGGTGGCGGCGGGGTTGGCAGCGCTGTGGTGGCGCTTTCATAAAAGTTTGCCAGCCGGGTACGCCGTACAGGGTTTGCCTGCGCCCAACTCAGCGCTGCAAGACACAGCGGTATGCGGGGTGGGCGCGGGGTTGCTGGCAGCGCTGCTGATCAGTTTTTTTCTTGCGCCGCGCTGGGGCATTCCTGAAAGTCTGCCCGCGCTCTTGGCGGCGGCGGCGCTGCTGCTGACCGCTTGGGCACGGGGCCGTCCGGCGGTGGCCGTGCTCAAAAATGCGCCGTGGTCGGTGGTGGTCTTTTCACTGGGCATGTATTTGGTGGTCTACGGCTTACGCAATGCCGGAGTCACCGACGCGGCGGGAAGCGTCTTCGCGGCGCTGTGGCAGCGCGGTTCTTGGGCGCTGACCTACGGCCTCGGCGGGCTGATGACGCTGGCCTCAGCCGTGTCCAACAACCTTCCGGCCTTGCTGATCGGAGCGCTGGGCATCGAACAGGCCAAGTTGCCGCCACACGCCGAAACGCTGGCGGTCTACGCCAACATCGTGGCGGCCAACCTCGGCTCCAAACTCACGCCGCTGGGCAGTCTGGCGACGCTGCTGTGGCTGCGCCTGCTCGCGGCGCGGAAGTGGCAGGTGTCTTGGGGCGAGTATCTGCGGCTGGCTTGGGCCGTGACTTTGCCGACCTTGCTGCTGACCTTGTGCGCATTGGTGCTGCTGCACCATTGA
- a CDS encoding HAAS signaling domain-containing protein — protein MNEVERYLKRVTRGLARRQRIEVRAELESHIVERMQALQTQGLEPGDFAARVLSELGSPDEANQALRRVHYVHPALNVVVAVGVLAVTWMGWQLRMISAFPITDTPSSFADPRYPLRIVSSGDSGDQIKSLLSFSEVAGIFKGTPIKIVGNDERAQLVFSNHVSLDLGSAVRRKVEGMELPKKYGFYVTPPAFVDFNEMTLLILKSAWPISMDMSNTAVKISVDGQAFNMPSELAGMNTFPFLELWNQQIAELLSRPVQGSGFIDWDPLLSTKGKHIPLIVHDLIPKQIYALAIKRMNINDSTMPKGKYVSSMMTHADASGTSNFFNLNFSGKTLIKSFHFADSVKAWQKAPANTAILLKLDPTLKSPPEVIPRTGILTAK, from the coding sequence ATGAACGAGGTTGAACGCTATCTCAAGCGGGTCACCAGAGGACTGGCACGTCGGCAACGGATAGAAGTCCGCGCTGAATTGGAAAGCCACATTGTTGAGCGGATGCAGGCACTCCAAACGCAAGGACTGGAGCCGGGTGACTTCGCAGCGCGGGTGCTGAGTGAGCTGGGATCGCCGGACGAAGCCAATCAAGCGCTCAGGCGAGTGCATTACGTTCATCCTGCGCTGAATGTCGTGGTCGCCGTCGGCGTGCTGGCAGTGACGTGGATGGGCTGGCAGTTGAGGATGATTTCGGCCTTTCCTATCACAGATACACCCAGCAGTTTCGCTGATCCCCGCTACCCACTCAGAATCGTTTCAAGTGGAGACTCCGGCGACCAGATAAAGAGTCTCCTGAGCTTCTCGGAAGTCGCGGGCATATTTAAAGGGACGCCCATAAAGATTGTTGGAAATGACGAACGCGCTCAACTTGTTTTTTCCAACCATGTCTCTTTAGATCTTGGTTCTGCGGTAAGACGTAAGGTTGAGGGGATGGAGCTTCCTAAAAAATACGGTTTTTACGTCACTCCACCTGCATTTGTCGACTTTAATGAAATGACGCTTTTGATCTTGAAATCGGCATGGCCAATTAGTATGGACATGTCTAACACCGCAGTGAAGATCTCGGTTGATGGCCAAGCTTTCAATATGCCATCTGAACTGGCTGGAATGAACACCTTTCCTTTCTTGGAGTTGTGGAATCAGCAGATTGCAGAATTATTGAGTCGACCGGTTCAAGGCAGTGGATTCATAGATTGGGATCCTCTCCTCAGCACGAAAGGGAAACACATTCCTTTGATTGTTCATGACTTGATTCCAAAACAAATCTACGCTCTGGCTATCAAGCGTATGAATATAAACGACAGTACTATGCCTAAAGGGAAATACGTCAGTTCGATGATGACTCACGCTGATGCTTCCGGCACATCAAATTTCTTCAATTTGAATTTCTCTGGCAAAACATTGATCAAAAGCTTTCATTTTGCCGATTCCGTTAAAGCTTGGCAAAAAGCTCCGGCAAATACGGCGATTCTTCTCAAGCTTGATCCGACGCTCAAGAGCCCACCCGAAGTCATCCCCAGAACAGGCATTCTCACTGCCAAATAG
- a CDS encoding PadR family transcriptional regulator, whose translation MDTNKLRGHLDLVLLATLEGGPLYGLKIIQEVQGRTEGAFSFKEGTLYPALHRLEKQKLIAASQQPSDIGGPPRKVYRLTESGEKRLREEQTGWRTFAKAMQPFGGV comes from the coding sequence GTGGATACCAATAAGCTTAGAGGCCACCTTGATTTGGTGCTGCTGGCCACATTGGAAGGTGGGCCACTGTATGGCCTAAAGATCATTCAGGAAGTGCAGGGGCGCACCGAGGGCGCGTTTTCATTTAAGGAAGGCACACTTTATCCGGCGCTTCACCGATTGGAGAAACAAAAACTGATCGCGGCGAGTCAGCAGCCGAGCGATATTGGCGGCCCACCGCGCAAAGTCTACCGTTTGACCGAAAGCGGCGAGAAACGCCTGCGCGAAGAGCAAACCGGCTGGCGCACTTTTGCAAAGGCCATGCAGCCGTTTGGCGGCGTATGA